In Salvelinus sp. IW2-2015 unplaced genomic scaffold, ASM291031v2 Un_scaffold4662, whole genome shotgun sequence, a genomic segment contains:
- the LOC112077534 gene encoding ribose-phosphate pyrophosphokinase 2, with protein MPNIVLFSGSSHQDLSQKVADRLGLELGKVITKKFSNQETCVEIGESVRGEDVYIVQSGCGEINDNLMELLIMINACKIASSSRVTAVIPCFPYARQDKKDKSRAPISAKLVANMLSVAGADHIITMDLHASQIQGFFDIAVDNLYAEPAVLQWIRENIPEWKNSCIVSPDAGGAKRVTSIADRLNVEFALIHKERKKANEVDRMVLVGDVKDRVAILVDDMADTCGTICKAAEKLIDAGAIKVYAILTHGIFSGPAIARINDAPFEAVVVTNTIPQEEKMKSCPKIQIIDIAMILAEAIRRTHNGESVSYLFSHVPL; from the exons ATGCCGAACATCGTGCTTTTCAGCGGGAGCTCCCACCAAGACCTGTCACAAAAAGTGGCTGATCGCCTCGGACTGGAATTGGGGAAAGTGATAACGAAGAAATTCTCCAACCAAGAAACATG CGTGGAGATCGGGGAGAGCGTGCGCGGCGAGGACGTCTACATTGTGCAAAGCGGCTGCGGCGAGATCAACGACAACCTGATGGAGCTGCTGATCATGATCAATGCGTGTAAGATCGCCTCGTCGTCCCGCGTCACCGCCGTCATCCCCTGCTTCCCCTACGCCCGGCAGGACAAAAAAGACAAG AGTCGTGCTCCGATCTCAGCCAAGCTGGTGGCCAACATGCTGTCTGTAGCCGGCGCCGACCACATCATCACTATGGACCTCCACGCCTCGCAGATCCAG GGATTCTTCGACATCGCCGTGGACAACCTGTATGCAGAGCCCGCGGTCCTCCAGTGGATCCGGGAGAACATTCCAGAGTGGAAGAACAGCTGCATTGTGTCCCCTGACGCTGGAGGAGCCAAACG AGTGACCTCCATCGCTGACCGCCTGAATGTGGAGTTTGCCCTCATCCACAAAGAGAGGAAGAAGGCCAACGAGGTGGACCGCATGGTCCTGGTCGGAGACGTGAAGGACCGCGTGGCCATCCTGGTCGACGACATGGCCGACACCTGCGGTACCATCTGCAAAGCTGCTGAGAA ATTGATTGATGCCGGTGCGATCAAGGTCTACGCTATCCTCACACACGGCATATTTTCCGGTCCGGCCATCGCGCGCATCAACGACGCTCCCTTCGAGGCCGTGGTGGTCACCAACACCATCCCTCAGGAGGAGAAGATGAAGTCTTGCCCAAAGATACAG ATCATAGATATTGCCATGATCCTGGCTGAGGCGATCAGGAGAACCCACAATGGCGAGTCGGTGTCCTACCTCTTCAGCCACGTGCCCTTATAA